DNA from Nitrospira sp.:
TCTCGGCCGCCACAAATACAATCGAGAGCGCGATGACCGCCTCCACGGGCGCCTGCGGCACCTGCACAAATCCGAGCGTGGCCAGGGCGAGCGTAATGCTGTGCGCGATCGTAAAGGCCGTGATGGTCTTCACCATGCGCCATGTTCCTTGGGTGATGATCAGGAGCGCCAACACGAACAAGAGATGATCAATGCCCCGCAGAATGTGCTCGACGCCGAGCTTGAGGTACAGGCCTACGACCATGATGTCGGATTGGCCTGCGGGAATCACCGCCACCGGTTGTTGGGGTGTCAGCCGTTGCGTCCAGCTCGTGCCGTCGGCAAATTCGGCCCGCACCAGCGCATCGGTCATCGTTCCTTCCAACCCGACAAGGCGCACCGATTGGCCGCGCAAGGGGTCGATCGCCTTCATCCGCCAGGTCTGTATCGCTGCGCCGCCGGTCTCGCGCCTGACGACCGCTGTGGACTTTTCTGTTCGTCCTGAGAAGTCTACCGACAACGCCAGCCGCATTTCCCCGCGCATCGGCGTCTTCCAGAGCACGGCAAACTCGCCGGAGGCAGTTTCGTGCAGTTCAAGGTAGGCCGGCCGCACTTCATGGGCAGCGGCCGGAACGGTGAGGAATATCAGCAGCATCACGACGATGCCGCCCCTCATTGAGCCACCTTCGCGAAGGGTCCCATCAGCGGCCGGACTGTTTCATCGACGACTACCTCATACTTTTTCAACAGGCTGGCAAAAAACTGTTCGTTCGCCCTGGCTTGTTGCGCGCGGTGCCAGTCCTCCAGTACCTGAGTCCGCACCTCTCCGAAGGGGCGCACCAGTGAGCTCTCCCGCCCAGTAACCCTCACCAGGTGAAATCCATAGGCCGAGGAGACCGGCCCCAGCCATCGGTCCGGTTCCAAGGCAAAGACTTGTTGAGCAAACTGCC
Protein-coding regions in this window:
- a CDS encoding HupE/UreJ family protein, giving the protein MRGGIVVMLLIFLTVPAAAHEVRPAYLELHETASGEFAVLWKTPMRGEMRLALSVDFSGRTEKSTAVVRRETGGAAIQTWRMKAIDPLRGQSVRLVGLEGTMTDALVRAEFADGTSWTQRLTPQQPVAVIPAGQSDIMVVGLYLKLGVEHILRGIDHLLFVLALLIITQGTWRMVKTITAFTIAHSITLALATLGFVQVPQAPVEAVIALSIVFVAAEIIRGCNGREGLTARAPWIVAFAFGLLHGFGFAGALSEVGLPQGQIPVALLFFNLGVEAGQLLFVAAVLSAMAAVRLLRRPLPSWSELVPAYAIGTVAMFWVIQRVAQF